Proteins found in one Massilia sp. H6 genomic segment:
- a CDS encoding tetratricopeptide repeat-containing response regulator — protein MNAPAHDQVDWAGKNYLVVDDFIGVRQLLREALRSLGARNIDQASSGGEAMGLLNKTRYDVVLCDFNLGEGKNGQQVLEEARLRNLLLPSCVFLMVSAEKSVESVMGAAEHQPDAYLVKPITEGVLLSRLTRVWRKKQVFSLIDQAYAEKDYLRAARLCDEQIAASRVHEIDLLRMKARLMERSGEPGKARETYERVLAQREYQWARNGLAKIRLADGDYEQARQMFATVIAENRYYIDAYDQLALSYQRMGQHEEALGILERAARLSPNSVPRQRNLGRACLKLGNVGTAEKAFRKCIAVGEYSIRKTPDAYLGLARVCGLKNDPKEALQLLTAVQRDFGADHPDLELRVKITEGLVYHESGDYRRARKAGDELEALLQARPERPDVPTCIEMATLLFAVGVKEAPVELLCYIIRNNHDNQLLQDEVQNIFEKARMGDEGESLIRAARKEAVDLMNQGVLLWKTGKLAEAVEWMRNARTALPHNGRILFNSAQILVSHMQQRGYSVALSSEAHEVLAHVDRLQPGQQRFAQLMEQLMALPPKVEPPSADAAPGPAGAA, from the coding sequence ATGAACGCCCCCGCCCACGACCAGGTCGACTGGGCCGGCAAGAACTACCTGGTGGTCGACGACTTCATCGGCGTGCGCCAGTTGCTGCGCGAAGCCCTGCGCAGCCTGGGGGCGCGCAACATCGACCAGGCCTCCAGCGGCGGCGAAGCAATGGGGTTGCTCAACAAGACCCGCTACGACGTGGTGCTGTGCGACTTCAACCTGGGCGAGGGCAAGAACGGCCAGCAGGTGCTGGAAGAGGCGCGCCTGCGCAACCTGCTGCTGCCCTCGTGCGTGTTCCTGATGGTCTCGGCCGAAAAAAGCGTGGAGTCGGTGATGGGCGCGGCCGAGCACCAGCCCGACGCCTACCTGGTCAAGCCGATCACCGAGGGCGTGCTGCTGTCGCGCCTGACCCGGGTGTGGCGCAAGAAGCAGGTGTTCAGCCTGATCGACCAGGCCTATGCCGAGAAAGACTACCTGCGCGCGGCCCGCCTGTGCGACGAGCAGATCGCGGCTAGCCGCGTGCACGAGATCGACCTGCTGCGCATGAAGGCGCGGCTGATGGAACGCAGCGGCGAACCGGGCAAGGCGCGCGAGACCTATGAGCGCGTGCTGGCCCAGCGCGAATACCAGTGGGCGCGTAACGGCCTGGCCAAGATCCGGCTGGCCGACGGCGACTACGAGCAGGCGCGCCAGATGTTCGCTACCGTCATCGCCGAGAACCGCTATTACATCGACGCCTACGACCAGCTGGCCCTGAGCTACCAGCGCATGGGCCAGCACGAAGAAGCGCTCGGCATCCTCGAGCGCGCCGCCAGGCTGTCGCCGAACTCGGTGCCGCGCCAGCGCAACCTGGGCCGGGCCTGCCTCAAGTTGGGCAATGTGGGCACGGCCGAAAAGGCTTTCCGCAAATGCATCGCCGTCGGCGAATACTCGATCCGCAAGACACCGGACGCCTATCTCGGCCTGGCGCGCGTCTGCGGGCTGAAGAACGACCCGAAAGAAGCGCTGCAGCTGTTGACCGCTGTGCAGCGCGATTTCGGCGCCGACCATCCCGACCTTGAACTGCGCGTCAAGATCACCGAAGGCCTGGTGTATCACGAGAGCGGCGACTACCGCCGTGCGCGCAAGGCCGGCGACGAACTCGAAGCGCTGCTGCAAGCCAGGCCCGAGCGCCCCGATGTGCCGACCTGCATCGAGATGGCGACGCTGCTGTTCGCAGTCGGCGTCAAGGAAGCGCCGGTTGAACTGCTGTGCTACATCATCCGCAACAACCACGACAACCAGCTGCTGCAAGACGAGGTGCAGAACATCTTCGAGAAAGCACGCATGGGCGACGAGGGCGAGTCCCTGATTCGCGCCGCGCGCAAGGAGGCGGTCGACCTGATGAACCAGGGCGTGCTGCTCTGGAAGACCGGCAAGCTGGCCGAAGCCGTGGAATGGATGCGCAATGCCAGAACGGCGCTGCCGCACAATGGACGCATCCTGTTCAATTCGGCGCAGATCCTGGTGTCGCACATGCAGCAGCGCGGTTACAGCGTGGCGCTATCGAGCGAGGCGCATGAGGTGCTGGCGCATGTCGACCGGCTGCAGCCGGGGCAGCAGCGCTTTGCGCAACTGATGGAGCAGCTGATGGCGTTGCCGCCAAAGGTGGAGCCGCCATCGGCAGACGCAGCGCCTGGCCCGGCTGGCGCTGCCTGA
- a CDS encoding methyl-accepting chemotaxis protein, producing MKVLVPLKTQINALAMKLHGALPGAITVDHAHSVAVNGTATPLLRSGSAVLNLDFSLPDAFKRTTGATSTFFVRVAQDFIRVSTSVKRPNGERPLGTPLDRAHPGYKELLAGRSYVGYATLFGTQYMTHYDPIFDSSGAVIGVLYVGIDVTEHRQMPISLKLAMVAVLVAGTAGLAGIWAMTAHAPAAGLARLRLEYLLAMLPALLVLGVIIDQCVRRMVTRPLITARETAQKMAQGDLSAQMHVTRSDEMGQLMQAINGVSQGLADIVGKVRSGSDSIAIATREIATGNADLASRTETQAGALEEIASNIETMVTAVRANTQRSAYVTTLSGTASEEAAVGAKAVTELVGKMTAIRDASSKIAGMIGTIEAIAFQTNLLALNAAVEAARAGENGRGFAVVASEVRALAQRSATAARDIGVVIKASVEQVDGGSLMADQAGATMNSLMQSVQSVAGIMTEMSGNSRAQSTSIEELNQSISDLDGMTQQNAALVEEAAAAAESLHRRADELTGVVQVFKMSR from the coding sequence ATGAAGGTGCTCGTTCCGCTTAAAACGCAAATCAATGCACTTGCGATGAAATTGCACGGAGCATTGCCAGGTGCCATTACGGTCGACCACGCCCACAGCGTGGCCGTCAACGGCACCGCGACTCCGCTGTTAAGAAGCGGAAGCGCGGTATTGAATCTGGATTTTTCCCTGCCGGATGCCTTCAAACGAACAACCGGCGCGACCTCGACATTCTTTGTACGGGTGGCACAGGATTTCATACGGGTGAGCACCTCGGTCAAGCGTCCGAACGGCGAGCGCCCCCTGGGTACACCGCTCGACCGTGCCCATCCGGGCTACAAGGAGTTGCTGGCCGGGCGATCCTATGTCGGATATGCCACCTTGTTCGGCACCCAGTACATGACGCACTACGATCCGATCTTCGATAGCAGTGGCGCCGTGATCGGCGTGCTCTACGTCGGGATCGACGTGACCGAGCACCGGCAGATGCCCATCTCGCTCAAGCTGGCCATGGTGGCGGTTCTGGTGGCAGGCACTGCCGGCCTGGCGGGCATCTGGGCCATGACGGCGCATGCGCCTGCAGCCGGGCTGGCGCGGCTGCGCCTGGAATACCTGCTCGCGATGCTGCCAGCCCTGCTGGTGCTTGGCGTGATCATTGACCAATGCGTGCGCCGCATGGTGACCCGGCCCTTGATTACGGCGCGCGAGACGGCCCAGAAAATGGCCCAGGGCGACCTGTCGGCCCAGATGCACGTGACGCGCAGCGACGAAATGGGCCAACTCATGCAAGCCATCAACGGGGTCAGCCAGGGGCTGGCAGATATTGTCGGCAAGGTGCGCAGCGGCTCCGACAGCATTGCGATCGCCACCCGCGAAATCGCCACCGGCAACGCCGACCTGGCCAGCCGTACCGAAACCCAGGCCGGCGCACTCGAGGAAATCGCCTCGAATATCGAAACGATGGTCACTGCGGTGCGCGCCAATACCCAGCGTTCGGCCTATGTGACGACATTGTCGGGCACCGCTTCGGAAGAAGCGGCAGTGGGCGCCAAGGCAGTGACTGAACTGGTCGGCAAGATGACGGCGATCCGCGACGCCTCGTCGAAAATCGCCGGCATGATCGGCACCATCGAAGCCATTGCCTTCCAGACCAACTTGCTCGCACTGAACGCGGCAGTCGAAGCGGCGCGTGCCGGGGAGAACGGACGCGGCTTTGCCGTGGTGGCGTCCGAAGTGCGCGCGCTGGCGCAGCGCAGCGCCACCGCCGCGCGCGATATCGGTGTCGTCATCAAGGCGTCGGTGGAGCAGGTCGACGGCGGCAGCTTGATGGCCGACCAGGCCGGCGCCACCATGAACAGCCTGATGCAGTCGGTGCAAAGTGTGGCAGGCATCATGACCGAGATGAGCGGCAACAGCCGTGCGCAGAGCACCAGTATCGAGGAACTCAACCAGTCAATCAGCGATCTCGACGGCATGACCCAGCAGAACGCCGCACTGGTCGAAGAGGCCGCTGCCGCGGCCGAGAGCCTGCACCGCCGTGCCGATGAGCTAACGGGAGTCGTGCAAGTATTCAAAATGAGCCGCTGA
- a CDS encoding sensor histidine kinase KdpD, whose product MEDTPQSNPLFLYLASTAHDMKNSISVLSGTLERLLDDASPETEAAYPQMAQMLYQTRRLNDSLMQLLALYKRVGTPEYPFDMQPIEAGQLVEAVVALGRVLLESRGVTLDLDVEPELVWHVDEDLIVGVVSHAINNAVHYTRDRIRLTARQHDGCLEIRVEDNGAGYPAALLEAGNGGMSGTAQGVNFLTNSAGLGLHFSREVARMHRHRERAGAVRLENGGVLGGGCFILTLP is encoded by the coding sequence ATGGAAGACACGCCACAATCGAATCCGCTGTTCCTGTACCTGGCGTCCACTGCGCACGACATGAAGAATTCGATCAGTGTCCTGTCCGGCACGCTCGAGCGCCTGCTCGACGACGCCTCGCCCGAGACTGAAGCGGCCTACCCGCAGATGGCGCAGATGCTGTACCAGACGCGTCGCCTGAACGACAGCCTGATGCAGCTGCTGGCGCTGTACAAGCGCGTCGGCACGCCGGAATACCCGTTCGACATGCAGCCGATCGAGGCTGGGCAGTTGGTCGAGGCGGTGGTGGCACTGGGGCGGGTGCTGCTGGAGTCGCGCGGCGTCACCCTCGACCTCGACGTTGAACCCGAGCTGGTCTGGCATGTCGATGAAGACCTGATCGTGGGCGTGGTTTCGCACGCGATCAACAACGCCGTACACTATACGCGCGACCGCATCCGGCTGACCGCACGCCAGCACGATGGTTGCCTGGAGATCCGGGTCGAAGACAACGGCGCCGGCTACCCGGCCGCGCTGCTCGAAGCGGGCAACGGTGGCATGAGCGGCACCGCCCAGGGCGTTAATTTCCTGACCAATAGCGCAGGCCTCGGCCTGCATTTTTCGCGCGAAGTCGCCCGTATGCACCGCCACCGCGAGCGCGCCGGGGCAGTGCGGCTGGAAAACGGCGGCGTGCTCGGTGGCGGCTGTTTCATCCTGACCCTGCCATGA
- the udk gene encoding uridine kinase translates to MNQISPPPFIIGVAGGSGSGKSTVTQQVLASFGAEMVSVVMQDDYYRDQSELSPDVRRKQNYDHPNAFDWPLLVQHVQALRNGAAIEMPEYDFTLDNRSSNTIAVKPAPVIVIEGLFALYDADLCNMMSLKIFVDTAPDVRFIRRMQRDITERGRSLESIVSQYLDTVRPMHKQFIEPTKRNADVILPHGANGPAVDVITTKVASVIGQLKQT, encoded by the coding sequence ATGAATCAGATTTCTCCCCCTCCATTTATTATTGGTGTCGCTGGCGGCAGCGGCAGCGGCAAGTCGACGGTGACCCAGCAAGTGCTGGCTTCGTTCGGTGCCGAGATGGTCTCGGTCGTGATGCAGGACGATTACTACCGCGATCAATCCGAGCTCTCCCCCGACGTTCGCCGCAAGCAGAACTACGACCATCCGAATGCCTTCGACTGGCCGCTGCTGGTGCAGCACGTGCAGGCCTTGCGCAATGGCGCGGCGATCGAGATGCCGGAGTACGACTTCACGCTCGACAACCGCTCCAGCAACACCATTGCAGTCAAGCCCGCCCCGGTCATCGTGATCGAAGGCCTGTTCGCCTTGTACGACGCCGACTTGTGCAACATGATGTCGCTGAAGATCTTCGTCGATACGGCACCCGATGTGCGCTTCATCCGCCGCATGCAAAGAGATATCACCGAGCGCGGCCGCTCGCTGGAAAGCATCGTCAGCCAGTACCTCGATACGGTCCGCCCGATGCACAAGCAATTTATCGAGCCGACCAAGCGCAATGCCGATGTTATCTTGCCCCACGGCGCGAACGGCCCGGCGGTCGATGTGATTACCACCAAGGTCGCCAGCGTGATTGGCCAGCTGAAACAGACCTGA